From a single Vibrio toranzoniae genomic region:
- the lrp gene encoding leucine-responsive transcriptional regulator Lrp, producing MADNYKKPSKELDRIDRNILNELQKDGRISNVELSKRVGLSPTPCLERVRRLERQGYINGYTALLNPQYLDASLLVFVEITLNRGAPDVFEQFNTAVQKLDDIQECHLVSGDFDYLLKTRVSDMGAYRKLLGDTLLRLLGVNDTRTYVVMEEVKQTNQLVIKTR from the coding sequence ATGGCAGACAATTATAAGAAGCCGTCCAAGGAACTAGATCGTATTGACCGCAACATTCTTAATGAGTTGCAAAAAGACGGTCGTATCTCAAACGTTGAACTCTCGAAAAGAGTAGGACTTTCTCCAACTCCATGTCTTGAGCGAGTTCGCCGTTTAGAACGTCAAGGTTACATTAATGGGTACACAGCGTTGCTGAACCCACAGTACCTCGATGCTTCACTTTTAGTGTTTGTTGAAATTACGTTGAACCGTGGTGCTCCAGATGTGTTCGAGCAATTCAACACCGCTGTTCAGAAACTTGATGATATCCAAGAGTGTCATTTAGTGTCGGGTGATTTTGACTACCTTCTAAAAACTCGAGTATCCGATATGGGTGCTTACCGTAAGTTATTAGGTGATACGTTGCTGCGTCTACTAGGCGTAAACGACACTAGAACTTACGTGGTAATGGAAGAAGTGAAACAAACTAATCAACTTGTGATTAAGACTCGTTAA
- the cysB gene encoding HTH-type transcriptional regulator CysB produces MKLQQLKYIVEVVNHNLNVSATAESLYTSQPGISKQVRLLEDELGIQIFERSGKHLTQVTQAGEDIIRISQEILARVESIKSVAGEHTHPEMGTLNISTTHTQARYALPDVIKGFTARYPKVSLHMHQGTPSQMSEAVAKGTANFAIATEALHLYQDAIMLPCYHWNRSIVVTKDHPLAQKRNITIEDLAAYSLVTYVFGFTGRSELDTAFNKVGLTPRVVFTATDADVIKTYVRMGIGVGVIASMAIDQEQDTDLVAIDASHLFGASTTSIGFRKGTFLRSYMFDFMERFAPHLTRPVVEQAISLKSNEEIEEMFKDIELPVR; encoded by the coding sequence ATGAAGTTACAGCAACTGAAGTACATTGTTGAGGTTGTAAACCATAACCTAAATGTTTCTGCGACAGCAGAGAGTTTGTACACATCTCAACCGGGTATTAGTAAACAAGTTAGATTATTAGAAGATGAGTTAGGGATTCAGATCTTTGAACGTAGCGGTAAACATTTAACGCAGGTTACTCAAGCTGGTGAAGATATTATTCGTATCTCTCAAGAGATCTTAGCCCGTGTTGAAAGTATTAAATCCGTTGCGGGTGAACACACTCATCCTGAGATGGGGACATTGAATATTTCAACAACACATACTCAAGCTCGTTATGCTCTGCCTGATGTAATTAAGGGCTTCACGGCGCGTTACCCAAAAGTATCACTTCACATGCACCAAGGTACGCCTAGCCAAATGTCGGAAGCGGTTGCTAAGGGTACGGCTAATTTTGCAATTGCAACGGAAGCGCTTCATCTTTACCAAGATGCGATTATGCTGCCTTGTTACCATTGGAACCGTTCAATAGTTGTTACTAAAGATCATCCTCTGGCGCAAAAACGAAATATCACTATCGAAGATCTTGCTGCTTACTCTCTGGTTACCTATGTATTTGGTTTTACTGGTCGCTCTGAGCTGGATACAGCATTCAATAAAGTTGGCTTAACACCTCGAGTGGTATTTACAGCCACTGATGCTGATGTGATTAAGACTTATGTTCGAATGGGCATCGGTGTTGGTGTTATTGCAAGTATGGCCATCGACCAAGAACAAGATACTGATTTGGTGGCCATTGATGCCAGCCATCTGTTTGGTGCAAGCACCACAAGCATCGGCTTTAGAAAGGGCACCTTCCTGCGTTCTTACATGTTTGATTTCATGGAGCGTTTTGCACCGCACTTAACTCGCCCTGTAGTAGAGCAAGCGATTTCTTTGAAATCGAATGAAGAGATTGAAGAGATGTTTAAAGATATCGAGCTACCTGTTCGTTAA
- a CDS encoding methyltransferase: protein MHSRFKTLDSFLLENQVYWRSDPFHLCQTQQQPWVDVNRPLVDWLDRLSIENIQILKEQPQVLVEELIGFLPELEEANQSIQFTSTALKGLTLPRGTEDGIPGRKLQQIVSMGEASLDHHHGKEWLEWCSGKGFLGRILSQQSKQKVTSFEWQQSLCESGQKIADSQRLEMMFVQGDAFSDSADEVFNPNQHAVALHACGDLHVELVKKSVSHGLPAVTISPCCYHLIRDEKYQPMSSVAKKSALTLSKSDLRIPLQETVTGGERVKRHRQLEMSYRLGFCQLLKAELNIDEYIPVPSIKKSELSDGFESFCLWASEVKELPLGTDIDFEFYFAQGEKLFWEMEKLSLVQQVFRRPLEIWLALDRAIYLQEQGYEASIEEFCDRSVTPRNLLIHGVKSDR from the coding sequence ATGCATTCACGATTTAAAACACTCGATTCATTCCTGCTTGAGAACCAAGTTTACTGGCGTTCAGATCCTTTCCACCTATGCCAAACTCAGCAACAACCTTGGGTTGATGTGAATCGCCCGCTTGTCGATTGGTTGGATAGATTGAGTATCGAGAATATTCAGATTCTTAAAGAACAGCCTCAAGTGTTGGTAGAAGAGCTTATTGGTTTTCTTCCCGAGTTAGAGGAAGCGAATCAAAGCATTCAGTTCACTTCCACAGCACTTAAAGGGCTAACGCTTCCACGAGGTACCGAAGATGGCATTCCGGGAAGAAAGCTACAACAGATTGTTTCGATGGGCGAGGCTTCGCTTGACCATCACCACGGCAAAGAGTGGTTGGAGTGGTGTTCTGGAAAGGGCTTCCTCGGTCGTATCTTATCTCAACAATCGAAGCAAAAAGTGACCAGCTTCGAGTGGCAACAATCACTATGCGAAAGCGGGCAAAAGATTGCAGATTCACAACGTTTAGAAATGATGTTTGTTCAAGGTGATGCGTTTTCTGACAGTGCAGATGAGGTATTTAATCCAAATCAACACGCTGTCGCACTGCATGCCTGTGGCGACCTTCATGTTGAGTTGGTTAAAAAGTCGGTCTCACACGGGCTACCAGCAGTCACTATCTCACCTTGTTGTTATCACCTTATTCGTGACGAAAAATACCAACCAATGTCATCAGTTGCGAAAAAATCCGCTTTAACACTGAGTAAGAGTGATTTACGAATCCCACTTCAAGAAACGGTTACTGGTGGTGAAAGAGTAAAGCGACATCGTCAGTTAGAGATGAGTTATCGTTTGGGTTTTTGCCAACTGCTTAAGGCTGAGCTAAATATCGATGAATACATCCCAGTACCGAGCATCAAGAAATCAGAGCTATCTGACGGGTTTGAATCATTTTGCCTGTGGGCATCTGAAGTGAAAGAGTTACCACTTGGTACGGATATCGATTTTGAGTTCTATTTTGCTCAAGGCGAGAAACTTTTCTGGGAAATGGAGAAGCTGAGTTTGGTTCAGCAAGTTTTCAGGCGACCGCTAGAGATATGGCTAGCTTTAGATCGCGCTATCTACTTGCAAGAGCAAGGATATGAGGCAAGCATCGAAGAGTTTTGTGATCGCAGTGTCACGCCTCGAAATCTGTTGATTCATGGTGTTAAGAGCGACCGGTAA
- the miaE gene encoding tRNA isopentenyl-2-thiomethyl-A-37 hydroxylase MiaE: MIKSRIINKLAPNMYQELLDPIHSFLKAETPDSWIDEAKKPENLHIILRDHMLCELKAAQSALFLIRKYAVDKESAKQLNEWILPYEQFAYRRIGDLESLRGKSNVSKQITAKDGCNYGADLIEKMVLLIKEELHHFYQVLELMEKKGVTYQPIEAGRYAKGLIKQVKTYEPDALVDKLIIGAFIEARSCERFAKLAPFLEEDMEKFYVSLLRSEARHYQDYLELAEQIAGKDISERIAHFAQVEADLISSEDSDFKFHSGTPV; the protein is encoded by the coding sequence GTGATAAAATCCCGCATTATCAACAAACTTGCCCCGAACATGTATCAAGAATTATTAGATCCAATTCACTCCTTTCTTAAAGCTGAAACGCCAGATTCATGGATCGATGAAGCCAAAAAGCCAGAAAACCTGCACATCATTCTACGTGATCACATGCTTTGTGAGCTTAAAGCGGCTCAGAGCGCTCTGTTCCTTATCCGTAAGTACGCGGTTGATAAAGAGAGTGCAAAACAACTGAATGAGTGGATCCTGCCATACGAGCAGTTTGCTTATCGTCGTATCGGAGATCTAGAGTCACTTCGTGGTAAAAGCAACGTATCAAAACAAATCACAGCGAAAGATGGCTGCAATTATGGTGCAGACCTGATCGAGAAAATGGTGTTACTGATCAAAGAAGAGCTGCATCACTTCTACCAAGTACTAGAATTGATGGAAAAGAAAGGCGTCACGTACCAACCGATAGAGGCGGGTCGCTATGCTAAAGGTTTAATCAAACAAGTAAAAACTTACGAGCCAGATGCTCTGGTCGATAAACTTATAATCGGCGCCTTCATTGAAGCTCGTTCTTGTGAACGCTTCGCGAAACTTGCTCCTTTCTTAGAAGAAGACATGGAGAAGTTTTACGTGTCTTTGCTTCGCTCAGAAGCGCGTCACTATCAAGATTACCTTGAGTTAGCAGAGCAGATCGCAGGCAAAGATATCTCCGAGCGTATTGCTCACTTCGCGCAAGTAGAAGCTGACTTAATATCTTCAGAAGACAGTGATTTTAAATTCCATAGCGGTACTCCAGTTTAA
- a CDS encoding replication-associated recombination protein A translates to MQLSNYSLDFAGDEDFRPLAARMRPETVEQYIGQQHILGPGKPLRRALEAGHIHSMILWGPPGTGKTTLAEVAANYASAEVERVSAVTSGVKDIRIAIEKARENKQAGRRTILFVDEVHRFNKSQQDAFLPHIEDGTVTFIGATTENPSFELNNALLSRARVYKLTSLNTEDISLVICQAIEDKQRGLGDVSANFADNVLDRLAELVNGDARMSLNYLELLYDMAEDNDKGEKAITLQLLAEVAGEKVARFDNKGDIWYDLISAVHKSIRGSNPDAALYWSARMIAAGCDPLYIVRRLLAIASEDIGNADPRAMQVAMSAWDCFTRIGPAEGERAIAQAVVYLACAPKSNAVYTAWKQALTDAHNLPEYEVPHHLRNAPTTLMKDMGYGQEYRYAHDEPGAYAAGEKYLPPEIGEKQYYFPTKRGLETKIGEKLDYLADLDAKSPQKRYEK, encoded by the coding sequence TTGCAATTGAGTAATTACAGCTTAGATTTTGCAGGGGACGAAGATTTTCGTCCCCTTGCTGCTCGTATGAGACCTGAAACTGTTGAACAGTACATCGGTCAGCAGCATATATTGGGTCCAGGTAAACCGCTTCGCAGAGCGTTGGAAGCGGGCCATATTCACTCGATGATTTTATGGGGTCCTCCTGGCACCGGTAAAACCACGTTAGCGGAAGTGGCTGCGAACTATGCGAGCGCAGAGGTTGAACGCGTATCAGCGGTAACCTCGGGCGTAAAAGATATTCGAATTGCGATTGAAAAAGCGCGTGAAAACAAGCAAGCCGGGCGTAGAACAATTCTGTTTGTGGACGAAGTCCATCGCTTTAATAAAAGTCAGCAAGATGCGTTCTTACCTCATATCGAAGATGGCACGGTTACGTTTATCGGCGCGACTACAGAAAACCCTTCTTTTGAATTGAATAACGCTTTGTTGTCGCGTGCGCGAGTCTACAAACTGACTTCTCTCAATACTGAGGATATCTCCCTCGTTATTTGCCAAGCTATCGAAGATAAACAGCGTGGGTTGGGTGATGTGTCTGCCAATTTTGCCGATAACGTCTTAGATCGCCTTGCTGAACTGGTCAACGGTGACGCACGTATGTCGCTCAACTATCTTGAGCTGCTGTATGACATGGCAGAAGACAACGACAAAGGCGAGAAAGCGATAACGTTGCAGTTGTTAGCTGAGGTAGCTGGTGAGAAAGTCGCTCGCTTTGATAACAAGGGCGATATTTGGTACGACCTAATCTCTGCCGTTCATAAGTCGATTCGTGGTTCAAACCCTGACGCGGCTCTGTATTGGTCGGCGCGAATGATTGCCGCCGGTTGCGACCCTCTGTATATCGTTAGGCGTTTATTGGCGATTGCTTCTGAAGATATCGGTAATGCTGATCCAAGGGCGATGCAGGTCGCGATGTCGGCTTGGGACTGCTTTACTCGCATTGGCCCTGCGGAAGGGGAACGTGCTATTGCTCAAGCGGTTGTCTATTTAGCGTGTGCACCAAAGAGTAACGCCGTTTACACCGCTTGGAAACAAGCGTTAACCGATGCGCACAACCTTCCTGAATATGAAGTGCCTCATCATTTGCGAAATGCACCGACAACTTTGATGAAGGACATGGGCTATGGGCAAGAATATCGTTATGCTCATGACGAGCCGGGAGCCTACGCGGCTGGCGAAAAGTATTTGCCTCCTGAAATCGGAGAGAAGCAATACTATTTCCCAACAAAACGAGGCTTAGAGACCAAGATTGGCGAGAAGCTAGATTATCTGGCGGATTTGGACGCAAAAAGCCCACAAAAACGCTATGAAAAGTAG
- the pyrF gene encoding orotidine-5'-phosphate decarboxylase produces the protein MNDQKIIVALDYDNQADALAFVDRIDPASCRLKVGKEMFTLFGPEFVRELHKRGFSVFLDLKFHDIPNTCSKAVRAAAELGVWMVNVHASGGERMMTASREILEPYGKDRPLLIGVTVLTSMEQSDLAGIGLDLEPQLQVMRLASLTKNSGLDGVVCSAQEASLLKGALGQEFKLVTPGIRPVGADVGDQKRIMTPSKAIESGSDYLVIGRPITQAVDPAAVLAEINGTLV, from the coding sequence ATGAACGACCAAAAAATCATTGTAGCCTTGGATTATGACAACCAAGCGGATGCGTTAGCCTTTGTTGATCGTATTGACCCAGCATCTTGCCGCTTAAAAGTCGGCAAAGAGATGTTTACCTTGTTTGGCCCTGAGTTTGTTCGTGAATTACATAAGCGTGGTTTCTCGGTATTCTTAGACCTTAAATTCCACGACATCCCTAACACATGTTCAAAAGCAGTGCGTGCTGCCGCTGAATTAGGCGTTTGGATGGTGAATGTACACGCCAGTGGCGGTGAGCGTATGATGACGGCTTCGCGTGAAATTTTAGAACCATATGGTAAAGATCGTCCGTTGTTAATCGGTGTGACGGTACTTACCAGCATGGAGCAGTCTGATCTAGCGGGTATCGGTTTAGACCTAGAACCACAACTGCAAGTAATGCGATTGGCTTCTCTTACTAAAAACTCTGGCCTAGACGGTGTTGTATGTTCAGCACAAGAGGCTTCTTTACTGAAAGGTGCTCTTGGTCAGGAGTTTAAGCTAGTGACTCCTGGTATTCGTCCTGTAGGTGCTGATGTTGGTGACCAGAAGCGTATCATGACGCCGTCTAAAGCGATTGAGTCGGGGTCTGACTATCTTGTTATCGGCCGCCCAATTACGCAAGCTGTAGACCCTGCAGCGGTTCTTGCTGAGATTAACGGCACGCTTGTGTAA
- the lolA gene encoding outer membrane lipoprotein chaperone LolA encodes MKKVFALLFMSFSVFASPKEELSSRLALNAGFSADFKQVVTSPDGDVVMEGEGTVEIARPSLFRWETTFPDENLLVSDGQSLWYYSPFIEQVSIYWQEQATSQTPFVLLTRNQESDWDNYNVAQTGNQFTLTPTAVDSNQGDFQINITQKGIVQGFNVIEQDGQKGEFTFSNVDLGKPAADRFTFVAPQGVEVDDQRN; translated from the coding sequence ATGAAAAAAGTATTCGCACTTTTATTTATGAGCTTCTCAGTGTTTGCTTCTCCGAAAGAAGAGTTGAGTAGCCGCTTGGCATTGAACGCTGGCTTTAGTGCTGACTTTAAACAAGTCGTCACTAGCCCTGATGGTGACGTTGTTATGGAAGGTGAGGGCACGGTAGAGATTGCACGTCCTAGCTTATTCCGCTGGGAAACTACGTTCCCTGATGAAAACCTATTGGTATCTGATGGCCAAAGCTTGTGGTACTACAGCCCGTTCATTGAGCAAGTGAGCATTTACTGGCAAGAACAAGCAACATCACAAACGCCTTTTGTACTGCTGACTCGCAACCAAGAGAGCGATTGGGACAACTACAACGTCGCGCAAACTGGTAATCAATTTACGCTAACGCCAACGGCTGTGGATTCTAATCAGGGTGATTTCCAGATTAATATCACCCAAAAGGGCATTGTTCAGGGCTTTAATGTGATTGAACAAGATGGTCAGAAAGGGGAGTTTACCTTTAGCAATGTTGACTTAGGTAAGCCAGCAGCAGACCGCTTTACTTTTGTGGCGCCGCAAGGTGTCGAGGTCGACGACCAAAGAAATTGA
- the ald gene encoding alanine dehydrogenase — protein sequence MIIGVPKEIKNHEYRVGMTPASVRELISHGHQVFVETNAGNGIGFSDDDYIAVGASILPTASDVFAKAEMIIKVKEPQAVERAMLREGQILFTYLHLAPDFPQTEELIKSKAVCVAYETVTDNMGRLPLLAPMSEVAGRMSIQAGAQTLEKSNGGCGLLLGGVPGVEPAKVVVVGGGVVGANAARMAVGLRADVTILDRNLDTLRRLDEEFQGRAKVVYSTEDAIEKHVLEADLVIGAVLIPGAAAPKLVTKEHIAKMKPGSAVVDVAIDQGGCFETSHATTHADPTYIVDDVVHYCVANMPGAVARTSTSALNNATLPYIVKLANKGYREALLSDEGFLEGLNVIHGKVTCKEVAESFDLEYVDPAEAIAMFN from the coding sequence ATGATCATTGGCGTACCTAAGGAAATCAAAAACCACGAATACCGCGTTGGTATGACCCCAGCTAGCGTGAGAGAACTTATTTCACACGGCCACCAAGTTTTTGTAGAAACCAATGCCGGTAATGGTATCGGTTTTTCAGACGATGATTACATCGCTGTAGGCGCATCCATTCTTCCTACTGCTTCTGACGTTTTCGCAAAAGCAGAGATGATTATAAAGGTTAAAGAACCTCAAGCTGTCGAGCGAGCTATGCTTCGCGAGGGGCAAATATTATTTACCTATTTACACCTTGCACCAGATTTTCCACAAACTGAAGAGCTTATCAAGAGCAAAGCTGTCTGTGTAGCCTATGAGACTGTAACAGATAATATGGGTCGCTTGCCACTATTAGCACCAATGTCTGAAGTCGCTGGGCGCATGTCTATTCAAGCTGGTGCACAAACATTAGAGAAATCTAATGGTGGTTGTGGCCTTCTTCTTGGTGGCGTTCCAGGTGTTGAGCCGGCAAAAGTTGTTGTTGTTGGCGGCGGTGTTGTTGGTGCTAACGCAGCACGTATGGCTGTTGGCCTTCGCGCTGATGTTACAATCCTTGACCGTAACCTAGATACACTTCGTCGCCTGGATGAAGAATTCCAAGGCCGCGCAAAAGTGGTTTATTCTACTGAAGACGCTATCGAGAAGCATGTTCTAGAAGCTGACCTAGTGATCGGTGCTGTACTGATCCCAGGCGCAGCGGCTCCTAAACTGGTTACTAAAGAGCATATCGCTAAGATGAAGCCAGGTTCAGCAGTTGTTGACGTTGCAATAGACCAAGGTGGTTGTTTCGAGACTTCTCACGCAACCACTCACGCAGACCCAACTTACATCGTTGATGACGTAGTTCACTACTGTGTTGCAAACATGCCTGGTGCCGTTGCTCGTACTTCTACTTCCGCGCTAAACAATGCAACACTTCCTTACATTGTTAAGCTAGCAAACAAAGGCTACCGCGAAGCACTTCTGTCTGATGAAGGTTTCCTAGAAGGTCTAAACGTCATTCATGGTAAAGTGACTTGTAAAGAAGTTGCAGAGAGCTTTGACCTAGAATACGTAGACCCAGCAGAAGCTATCGCAATGTTTAACTAA
- a CDS encoding DNA translocase FtsK gives MFKQSSNKVETIIKTSEEPQSPRLSGSQRLKECSLILGVLFSILLAVALLTFSPADPSWSQTAWGGDIQNAGGYLGAWLADTLFFIFGSLAYPIPILVTVTAWVLFRKRNEDEQIDFMLWGSRLLGLTVLILTSCGLADINFDDIWYFSSGGVVGDVLSSLALPTLNILGSTLVLLFLWGAGFTLLTGISWLSIVEWLGEGALKLFTSAVNRARGQDQELLEPELKESADRDRFEMRHQEPTYRDISFTEDAKDADQTAFDPAMSFPATAEPSETATSTLDDTASQRRHYNIHMPVEAPNKTVASSNEQKTSAHNERASVEQPLVPPVQDTNELLEEGVERSKQLNATIEQLESAAMYEDDLAEHDQVGAHESQTSYQEYAQSDQSQVSAASDIDVDNAASEMGRTEKVKTEFDSEGVQPESLYAASADEQREMSQAFSAQEPPIDMTENPFFEPNSKFDIERAEDENTEQPESLSNGQEQSELTKSIEQRQDPIVDLPWEEVTEEEPLHEDQDVAAFQSKVSKAQANMAAAQNPFLVQQDVNLPKPAEPLPTLELLFHPEKRETFIDRDALEAIARLVESKLADYKIKADVVDIFPGPVITRFELDLAPGVKVSRISGLSMDLARSLSALAVRVVEVIPGKPYVGLELPNMSRQTVFFSDVVSSTQFQEAKSPTTVVLGQDIAGEAVIADLSKMPHVLVAGTTGSGKSVGVNVMILSMLYKASPEDVRFIMIDPKMLELSIYEGIPHLLSEVVTDMKDASNALRWCVGEMERRYKLMSALGVRNIKGYNDKLKMAADAGHPIHDPLWKPGDSMDPEAPLLEKLPYIVVIVDEFADLIMVVGKKVEELIARLAQKARAAGVHLILATQRPSVDVITGLIKANIPTRVAFTVSTKTDSRTILDQGGAESLLGMGDMLYLPPGSSHTIRVHGAFASDDDVHAVVNNWKARGKPNYIEEITNGDQTPEALLPGEKMEGDEEVDPLFDQVVEHVVHSRRGSVSGVQRRFKIGYNRAARIVEQLEAQGIVSAPGHNGNREVLAPAPPKN, from the coding sequence ATGTTCAAGCAGAGCAGTAATAAAGTAGAAACAATCATTAAAACGAGTGAAGAGCCTCAGTCTCCTCGTTTAAGTGGTTCTCAACGTCTAAAAGAGTGCAGCCTCATACTGGGTGTTCTTTTCTCTATTCTACTTGCCGTGGCGTTATTAACTTTTAGTCCTGCAGACCCATCATGGTCACAAACGGCATGGGGTGGTGACATTCAAAATGCGGGTGGCTATCTAGGTGCATGGTTGGCGGATACACTTTTCTTTATATTTGGCTCTCTGGCCTACCCGATACCTATATTGGTAACGGTTACTGCATGGGTGCTGTTCCGAAAACGTAATGAAGATGAACAGATAGACTTCATGTTATGGGGATCTCGCTTACTTGGGCTTACTGTGCTGATTCTTACTAGTTGTGGTCTAGCGGATATCAATTTTGACGACATTTGGTATTTTTCATCAGGTGGTGTGGTTGGTGATGTACTAAGTAGCCTTGCACTTCCAACTCTGAATATTCTTGGTAGCACACTTGTTCTCCTGTTCTTATGGGGGGCTGGCTTTACTCTATTAACGGGTATTTCTTGGCTAAGTATTGTTGAATGGCTAGGCGAAGGCGCGCTCAAACTTTTTACGTCTGCAGTCAATCGAGCACGCGGACAAGATCAAGAACTGCTAGAACCTGAGTTGAAGGAGTCGGCAGATCGAGATCGGTTTGAAATGCGTCATCAAGAGCCTACTTACCGGGATATATCTTTTACTGAAGACGCGAAAGACGCAGATCAAACCGCTTTTGATCCTGCAATGAGTTTCCCTGCGACAGCTGAGCCTTCAGAGACTGCTACAAGCACGTTAGACGATACTGCATCGCAAAGGCGCCATTACAATATCCACATGCCTGTAGAGGCTCCTAATAAGACGGTTGCCTCCTCAAATGAACAAAAAACATCAGCCCACAATGAGAGAGCCTCTGTAGAGCAGCCCCTTGTTCCCCCTGTCCAAGATACAAATGAGTTATTGGAAGAGGGCGTAGAGCGTTCAAAACAGTTGAATGCGACTATAGAACAGTTAGAAAGTGCCGCTATGTATGAAGATGATCTTGCTGAACATGATCAGGTGGGTGCACACGAATCTCAAACCTCATACCAAGAATATGCGCAGAGTGATCAGTCACAAGTTAGTGCTGCTAGTGATATTGACGTTGATAATGCGGCCTCAGAAATGGGTAGGACAGAAAAAGTAAAGACTGAGTTCGATTCAGAAGGTGTTCAACCTGAGTCGTTGTATGCTGCATCAGCGGATGAGCAAAGAGAAATGTCACAAGCGTTTTCAGCGCAAGAACCACCTATTGATATGACTGAAAACCCGTTCTTTGAACCGAATTCAAAATTTGATATTGAACGAGCAGAAGACGAAAACACAGAACAACCGGAGTCTTTGTCTAATGGACAAGAGCAGTCTGAACTTACGAAATCAATAGAGCAAAGGCAAGATCCTATCGTTGATCTTCCTTGGGAAGAAGTGACAGAAGAAGAGCCTTTACATGAGGACCAAGATGTTGCTGCGTTCCAAAGCAAAGTGTCTAAAGCACAGGCTAATATGGCAGCGGCACAAAATCCGTTTTTAGTTCAGCAAGATGTGAACTTGCCAAAGCCAGCAGAGCCGTTGCCAACACTTGAATTGTTGTTCCATCCTGAAAAGCGTGAAACCTTTATCGACCGTGACGCACTAGAAGCGATTGCTCGTCTGGTTGAATCGAAACTAGCGGACTACAAGATCAAGGCTGATGTAGTTGATATTTTCCCTGGTCCAGTGATTACTCGATTTGAGTTGGATTTGGCTCCCGGTGTGAAAGTAAGCCGTATCTCAGGGCTTTCAATGGACTTAGCACGTTCGCTGTCTGCATTGGCAGTACGTGTCGTGGAGGTTATTCCGGGTAAGCCTTATGTAGGCTTGGAATTACCGAACATGAGTCGTCAAACGGTATTCTTCTCAGATGTGGTAAGCAGTACTCAGTTCCAAGAAGCGAAATCACCAACAACCGTAGTCCTCGGGCAAGATATCGCAGGTGAAGCGGTGATTGCTGACCTATCGAAAATGCCACACGTTCTTGTAGCGGGTACAACTGGTTCTGGTAAGTCTGTAGGTGTGAACGTGATGATCTTGAGTATGCTTTACAAGGCATCACCTGAAGACGTTCGTTTCATCATGATTGACCCGAAAATGTTGGAATTGTCTATATATGAAGGTATTCCACATCTATTGTCTGAAGTTGTGACTGACATGAAAGATGCGTCTAACGCCCTTCGTTGGTGTGTAGGCGAAATGGAACGTCGTTACAAGCTGATGTCGGCGCTTGGTGTTCGTAACATTAAAGGCTACAACGATAAGCTTAAGATGGCTGCTGATGCGGGTCACCCAATTCATGATCCATTATGGAAGCCGGGGGACAGCATGGACCCTGAAGCACCATTGCTTGAAAAGCTGCCCTACATTGTGGTGATCGTTGATGAATTTGCCGACTTAATCATGGTAGTGGGCAAGAAAGTAGAAGAGCTGATTGCTCGTTTGGCACAAAAAGCGCGAGCAGCCGGTGTCCATTTGATTCTTGCAACTCAACGCCCATCTGTAGACGTAATTACAGGTCTTATCAAAGCTAATATACCAACACGTGTTGCTTTCACCGTATCGACTAAAACGGATTCTAGAACCATTCTTGACCAAGGTGGTGCGGAGTCGCTACTTGGTATGGGTGATATGCTTTACTTACCACCGGGTTCTAGTCATACCATTCGTGTACATGGTGCCTTTGCATCAGATGATGATGTGCATGCGGTTGTGAATAACTGGAAAGCACGTGGCAAACCGAACTATATTGAAGAGATTACTAACGGCGATCAAACCCCAGAAGCACTGTTACCGGGTGAGAAAATGGAAGGCGATGAAGAAGTTGATCCTTTGTTTGATCAAGTTGTCGAGCACGTGGTTCATTCACGTCGAGGTTCAGTTTCGGGTGTTCAGCGTCGATTCAAGATCGGTTATAACCGTGCCGCACGTATTGTCGAGCAACTTGAAGCGCAAGGTATTGTAAGTGCTCCGGGTCATAATGGTAATCGAGAAGTCTTAGCGCCAGCACCACCAAAAAATTAG